Genomic window (Daucus carota subsp. sativus chromosome 5, DH1 v3.0, whole genome shotgun sequence):
CTTTCGAATATGTTGAATCATAGTCAACGGAAGTCGGTCCAAGGCTACCGAAACATATCAGCAGAAAGAacagaaaattataaataaactgCACATCAATACTCACAAAATACTAGCCTATAAAATCATCTTGAAAAGAATTCCCAATTATATAAATCAAATGGTTCATAATATATATCGACAACgcatatataatcaaaatcaacAATTCAATCAGATTATATGACTAATTCACATGATGAAAGCATAGAGATCGAACCTGATACATGCAGGTATTCAAATCAGAGGGAGATAGAGAGCGcaaattgagagagagagagctaaTTGGGATTGAGTGTGCGCGTTAATCGGAGACGGAGATCGCATACAGAGAGAACAATTGCTAGGAcatatagtatagatttttgCTTTTCCTTACCCGACATTTTAATTTGAGAAAGGAATGAATATGTATTGCATATTTTAAAAGGAATgaatttgttattatttcaGACCAAACAGAATGAACCAGGATAAATCATTCCATTCTGCTTGTCCAACCAAACAAgtcaattaattttatttagcaCGGAATGATCATTCCATTCCGTCCAAAATCATTCCATTCACCCGATATGAATGGAGCCTTGATATTTAAAGTgtctccaaatccaaattaatatattaaaagaatttCAACCCAGAACTCATCGGTGTGCTATAATATCGGTGGTGCTATAATTCTATTAATATTCTGTGAAATAAGGACAGaaattaaattctttaaaaATTAACAACTTTTACGTATCGTCATTTACATAGTATAAGAATAATCCAGGTTCGAAATTTCAAAATCCCAAGCTCTTGTTTAACGTGGTCGGAAAAATGTTCCtcaaatatatcaaaaagtGTTATATATCAAGATCTTTTATCATTACCGAAATTAAGATTattacaataatttttattatgtgattaatattttaaaattgtgcGCGAAAAATTAAGGTATTACAGTAaattttactccctctgttccattcttatatacaatttttttgcatcacctgacacacattttaaagtctctataaaatatagttttataacttatttttaaatttttttgcttCAGAGTgaaattttaaacattaaatttttgtttagaattttttttcctaaaataattatgaaacaTTAATTTATAGAAGTTTTAAAAGGTGTGACAAACaacttttttcaaatatatattattaaaagagaGTGAGGGGCCGTATCTAGTTAATGTTCAAAAAGAAAAGACATTTACGagataaattttttgtttgtttattttttcttaataaacgGTTTGCTACAAAATGAAGTTACTTTTGTAGAAAcaaaaacttatttttgaaaaaatatacatacaattttaCTTTTTCTTGAAATAAGTTCTTATATTTTGCTAAATAACCAATATATAAGACCTACTTAACATTTATATCcaaaaacattataaaaatatttgtttttttcctaaaaaaataattccttaaatttgtaaattttttaaaaaatctccCACAAACATGTCCAAATTAGGGGTgtcaatcgtttcgtttcgtatattTTCGTGTTTTATGTACTCGAAGGTGGAACTCGTATtcgcccgttattaatttcgtgtacctaatttgaaacccgcattcgatccgaaacgtttcgtgtatatttcgtgtacttttcgtgtgtattatatataaaaatatgaatatattttttaataaaaaaatagatttaatatatattttccttataattttattaaatgtgaatgatatatttatacttgtatacaattctctataaatttgttaatatatctacaatatatattcacttacatataaatatatgctttttacacaattatatatttattatatcataatcataatatatataataaatattatcaacaaatatttcgtgtactttcttgtatttcgtgtaccccaaatgaaaactcatatccgacacgaaatctatcatactttcgtgtttcgtaaATCAAAACTCATATTCATTTTTTCCGTGTCGTTttgtttcgtgttagcgtgttacgtgtcaagTTAGCGGGACTATTCCAAATAGGAAGAATTTGACGCGGATAATGTTTACTTTGACCGGTAGTCCGTACAGTTGTGCCTAATCCATTATATCATCATCACAATCCTTGACTTTACTTTTCTCATCTACAGGAATAGCTCACGATTTTTGGTGTTATGGCATCATCGAGTTTTGTAAGTTTTGTGAATGTGGTTGGAATCAAGTCGTTGAAATCTGATTTTCAAACTCCTACATCAATTGGTGGATTCATCAAGCAGAAGCCACGAGTTGTCCTGGTGAAAGCAGCCGCAGAAAGCGAGAGCGGAAATGAATGGGCAATTAAGAAGACGCAGATGAGCGATGCGCAGTGTGAGGCTGCTGTGGTTGCTGGAAATGCTCCCCCCGCTCCTCCGGTTCCTCCGCTTCCTGCTTCGCCTCCCGGGACTCCTCTTGTTTCTCCCCTCGTAACTCCCTTTCTTTATCCTTATTcatgaatactccctccgtcccgcaatacaagtctcttttgaaaaaactaCGCATATTAGCAttaattagataaaattttctcACTTGTACCCCTGGTAAATGCATAAATGCATGAATAGACTCTTATTCAACCCTCATTAATTGTTAaagaagggtaattttggaataatgtcgatatatttgcattggaaactagaagtggacaagtattatgAGACAAAAATTTCTTCCAAAAGTGACTTGTATTGTGAGACTGAAGGAGTATCATAGACTATTATTCTTCTTTTATTGCGTTAAATACTAGACTGCTATTGCATATCATCATGTTTTGGCCTACTGATACACAATATTTGCAGCCGCTTAGTAGGCGTCCTCGTCGTAACCGTAGATCTCCTGTATTTAGAGCTGCATTCCAGGAGACGACCTTAAGCCCTGCCAATTTTGTGTATCCCCTTTTTATACATGAAGGTTGGTTGGTAGTTGAATTCTCCCGGTCCACTTGTAGTTTTATGCAACAAGATTTTATGCTATGCTATGTCATCTCATTTATACGTCTACAGGTGAAGAGGATACACCGATTGGTGCCATGCCGGGATGTTATAGGCTAGGATGGCGACACGGACTTGTGGAAGAGGTTTGTGTGTGCAGTCTAGGCCCTGTAATCCTGTAACGTTGAATCATCATTGCTGCTCGATATCAttaatattactttatcgaATAAATTTGGGATATTATGTGATATATGTATGTGCTGTTAAGAAGAAATCGTCTGCCCAAGATGTCAGTACCCATAGTTTTCATCATATTCTCATTCCGTGCTATAAGATTATTCACGAAAACATATTTAGAAAGATGCTGCAAAGCAACTATAACTCAGTTTAGTCTTTCTCACCGACCTTTATTGTTAGTAGTATACATGCTCGAAATGAATGATTGCATTTTCTGATACATCTGTGCTTTTCAACTTATTTTCACTTCATATATCTTTACTTTTGAATATTCTCTTGTGAAATGTGCTGTAGTGTGGGACAGAATTGATAGTAACCTTATTGTTCTAGCTTAGTTatctgtgtgattttttttatataaaatgctacaaaatataatacacaaaCTGCATATTCATTTCACACTTCATAAcaataaaaccaaaccaaacatatccTTAGAGTAGTACGCAGGCCATGCCCTGAGTAGTGATGTTGTTTCCGTAAAGACCCCAActtaatatataacaaaaaatagtGAGTGTTATATACACACATGCTTGCTCACAATATGCTATAAAACTCATACACGAAGATTGTTGTGAAATTCTAGAGTACAGGATTTGTATAACTTTTACCAAATAAAAATTTGGTACAAAACTGAACTGAAATATGTAGTAGGTACTACAAGAATCCGTCGCGAAGTACCAGttgttcaaaaatattaaaaccatAACTTTCATGTACGAATATGATCCAAAGTCTCGCACGTGCCCATCCACAAACATGATCATTGAGCCCTCAAACTCAATTCCTAATTCCTATGCCCTGGTTTTTACAAATACCAGAAGTTTTGATGATTTGGTTGATTGGATAAATGTGCATTGTGTTTTTTTGTGTACAGTTGAAATTGATAAAGGTTTCACCAAAGTCCTTGAattgatgttaaaatttttaagattttaaacaGTTGTAATATAGAAAAAGCAGTtatactaaaaatatttaataaagaaGTTAAAGATACTACCAGGTCTGTAGTTACAAGCCTGCAGTTGCAAAAGCTGAATAACTACAACAGTCTCTATCTTATTCATGTATTAACTTCCAGCAACATGACATGTAACAATAACACTTATTAACACACTTAAAGACAATCAGTTGCAGGAGCTAAGGCATATTTAAACAATCCTTGTCTTTGATGCTATAGACTTAAAAAATCAGTGGTCTTCATGGAAGCTTGGAATGCAGCCTATTGTGGGTTTCCATGAGATCTAGTTGAAAGCTTTTTCTATTCATTTAACAGAAAACAAATCAAGCCCTTTTGCATCTTTGATCACACACATTTTGTCCTCAAAATGCACTTCAAAACCTTTTTCGAATAATTGTGCAACATTTAGCAAAATTTTATAATCTCAGGATTCAGGAACATATATCACATCAGTAAAGCTTTAAATACTGATATAGTTTCAATTGGAATGGAACCTTTATCTTTTGCATAGGTATATTGTGCATTTTTAACTTGTACCTTTGCAATTGATTTTTGATGAAGTGTGAAAAGCTCAACGTTATGTATCTATGAGTTCTGTACAACCACATCATTTCTGTTGCTAGAGTTACCCTTGTCTTTGTGTCAatccttcttttttttcttccaaaGATGGATTGATTATGCACTTTTGCTTCCATTGCTTCTTAGTCCTTCAAGAGTGGCTTCATCTCTTATCAACTTTCTTTTTTTGTGAGCTTTATACGCACTAAGAAGTTCAGCCAAAGTTATTGTTGACAGGTCTTTACTCCAATGCAGAGATCTTGGCCTCAAATCTTTGGGGTAACATCACTGACAACTTTTAAACCACCCACCTATCATGCATCTGCTCACCAAAGAGCCTGAGTTTGTTAACAACTTCAAACAATTTATCTGCGTACTCGTCGATAGTCTCTGAATCCTTCATATTCTGCAACTTGAATTCTCTTTTGAGATTCAGATCATGCTCTTTGTTCTTGTATTCCTTGAAACTCTTGTGGAGATACTCCCAGGTTTTAGAGGGTAATTCTAGATTCATGATCCTAGTAAACAATTATTCAGATAGAGCAGAAAGCAAACAAGTTTTGGTCTTGTATATCTTCGACTGTTTCTCATTATGAATCTTAATTTGTTGCATGTGGAATCATCCTTTTGTTATTGGTGGAACAATAAAATCTTCTTTCATTGCTTCCCAAAGATAGCATGCCAGCAAATATGCTGTCACAGTGTCACCTCAACAGCCCACAACTTGGAATTCCCACTGGTGAAAACAGGGTCTGAAATATGAGAATAAGAGTTTAAATTCATGGAAGTGTTTGAGGAATGCACTTCACTTAATTTTACACAGATCCCTAAAAAAATCATCAGGCTCGGGATACCAACTGTTGGTTTTTGTGTGTAAACTACTGCAGAATATAATACGCAAACAAACTGCATATTTGTTTTACACACTTCAGAACAATACACAAACTAATACATCTTAATTTTGGAAGTTATGGACACAACAATAACTGCTAATTTAAAGCATTCTGATCCTTACAATTCTAGCTGCAAGGTCTGCAGTTACAGAACACTAAGACCAATTAAACACACTAAGACTAAGAACCTGAATAACTACCATAGTCCCTGTCTTATTTACGAATTCTTAACTTCCAGCAGCAAGACATAAAACACTAAGACTTACTAGACACACTTAAACAACTATCAGTTTCAGCAGCCAAGGCGTGTCTTAACAATCTGATAATTTCTGAGTTTTTTAATATCCCCACAGTTTTtacctttttctttgttttctacTTTCAAATCTGAGTTACTTATTCTATACGGTCCATAAATGTCAGCCTTTTTACCCCTACGCTGCAAGAACTCAAGgtatacaaatttatatgttgaaatattataatctgATGGTAATGtgatatgttttaaaattattttatgatgTACTAATATAATGCAGAAAGTTGGTGGAAGCtgttgtttaataaatatgcaATAAATAGATTTATTAGTCTTACGGAGTTTGTTCAGTAATAGCATGTAGAGCatgtatttttgtaaaaagaTCTTATTGGATATTGTATTCCTAATATTTGACTACTATTGTTATGGATGTAGGTGGCAAGGGCAAGGGATGTGGGTGTTAATAGCATTGTGTTGTTCCCAAAAGTTCCTGATGCATTGAAGGTTCAAAATCACCTTATTTTCTTGCACTTTTCAGATCTGTCAGATGTTTTAAAatgtgattaaaaaaaattgtacttCTACAGTCTCCAACAGGAGATGAAGCATACAACGAAAATGGACTAGTTCCTAGAACCATACGGTTGTTAAAAGACAAATACCCCGATCTTGTAAGTTACTTGTTTCTTTAAAAATGAATAGATTTTTATAGTTAACTTGTTAAATCTGTAACATCTAAAATTATATTGTCTGTGTTTAATAGATCATCTACACTGATGTTGCACTAGATCCTTATTCATCTGATGGACATGATGGCATTGTCAGAGAGGATGGTAAGAAATACTACTTctattaattatttgtattctcTATTGAAGTTAACAAAGTTCCTAGGAAACTTATCCATTAGCATAAAAAAAGGAAATAGTTCATATGAAACTGTTGTTTgggtatatatgtaaattaattCAGCAAATGCACTAAAAGCAACTGCAATCACAAATTCATGGAACATCAAACAAAAGTAAACTTACTCAGGTAAATCGATCTTTTATGTCTCTTTAACAAATGGTTGAGTTTGGATTATTCTAAATCCCAGAGGGAATATACATTGAATTTTATAGGTAGTTGACAATCAGTTGGAAAAAGGAGGTGATATATTGGGGGAAAGGATTTTAAGTTAATAACTGCAGTGAAGGACagtaaaaaattgaatatgtATCAGGGACAATGTAGAAAGAAACATGGCTAAAgagtatatattaaaaaacctCACTCCTGAAAGATTTGTATTAGatttatgtttttaattatattaggGACTTGAgcattacatattttttatttcttgaaaTTCATGCAAGAATGATACTATCTTTCTATATTCAACTGGCAGACAAAAACCCACAGTTTTTTCTGAAGTCACTTTGAGATATCTTGTACCtgttttacataaataaatggATTTTGATCACATATCTGAGTCTCTGACCGGTACAAGTGAACAAATTGACTTAAATTGTAATGGCAACATGTAAGTGCTTTCCTTTCTATATACAATTTAGATGTTACAAACAATTAGGACACTGTATCTCAAGTACACGAACGTTCATATCAAGGAGAACTTGATTAAGAAGCCGCTTACTTTATTTTTGTGTTCTGTTAAGCAAAAGCAGATTTGGCATTGGTTCTCATTATACACTTGTAAATGCCACAGGATTGTTGAAAGTTTATTTCACTTTTTTGGTTATGCAAGTATTAACATGTTGaagattttcttaataaaaaggACTTCACTGTTTAAGAGAATTGCTTCCCATCTTTATTCTGCATTCATAAAGTTtgccttaaaaaaaaatacaagaaCACCTGCTTTGGTAAAATTGTTTAATTTTGGTCGAGTCCTGAATCCTGATCATGTTAAAGTATATGGGGTGGGTTGTCCCTAAAGTCTAATGAAACCTTTGTGCGAATATGCTATTGCTTAAGGTTGATGGCATGCCTAGAATCAATTTATGAGGTGATCTTTGAGAACCATTAGGTAGCAAAAGTGCATCAGGGTTCAGGTTCTAGCATGCAGCAAGTACTCAGATGAAGGATGCTTAATAagtatatgaaatatattatgacTAAATTAGTGACGACGGACCTTTTCAACTCTCTTTGGCTAACTATATCTTTAAAATGCTTTCTATATTTTTGGGCAATCTAAAAGGTTACTAAAAGATGGGCTACATTATGATGTTACTGTTATCTCTACTATGCAGGAGTTATCATGAATGATGAAACTGTACATCAGTTGTGTAAACAGGCTGTTGCCCaggtaaattttatatttttttgaggaTTTGTATCATGATATGCATTTTCATACAAAATTTTTGGTCGCTTTAATATGATAATCTAGTGATACCatatttgataataataatgCTTCCCCtcctttgccaaaaaaaaaatgtttgtatTGTACATATAGTTTAAACCATATCTGTCTGTTACTAGGGAATTTACCTGGACTACCAGTGCAATTAGaattttggaaaaatattttaagtaataattttaattatgtataatattgtttaaatatatatggatatatatatatatatatatgcaaactCCACCATAAACAATAACAGTTTCTCATAgttattatatgtataatttatacacttttttgtgtataaatataTCGCTCGAGTTTCTTTAAAAGTATGATTTGTGACATTTACTTCTAATTAAAAACTTCTAAAAGGGAAAGAAATGATGAAAGATCACacaaatattgaatttttgttatataaaactaaaagtttgtaaaatgaaatataaaattttaatttgggaTTCTTGGCGCGTCACATTTTCAGTAGTACACAATCAAAAAACTcaaccaagaaactaatgaaAGTAGTAAACGAACCGCACTATTTGTTATGTTTTGAgttgatatataattataaggCTAATACGTGTTGGTCATCGTCTAAgatattcataattttgttcaagttcataaaaaataatttatcttgAATTCTTCtcaaacactacaagaaaatcgAGGAAAAAAAAAGATTGCAGAGCATCTAAAGATCCATTCTTAGGTTTAAGTAGATTTATCATATTGGGAAAAGCATATTGATTAACTTCTGAAAAAAAGTACATGAATATGTTTCTACAAACATCGCGAATAAgactaatattataatattataagtatacataaaaaaaacctTTATATGCATAATATTATAGAACCGATAAGTAGAGTTGACCGGTTAATTGTTGGGATTTAAGTTAAAGtaaattcatatttaatgatACAGTTAACATGGTGTTGTAAACATGCATTATATTAATAGGAAATTTGGAAATAAAGTCAAAgagtaattattttttaaaaatctagatTTGCTAGGTTAATTAAATGATTCTTAAACACATTATGACAACAAGACCAAGTTATTATTATCGTAAACCAGGGTGCACCAATAGGTTCAGTTAATACTAAAGGcatatataaaatcttatatgTCTGCCGATATTTAAAAAAGCATACAATGGAGAACTGTAAttataaaagagagagaaattgAATGTCTACATTTAAgtcaaagatttttttttaagtcataACAAGtattgctctctctctctctctctccggtATAAGATACATCATTTGgcttaaaaatagaaaaaaattataccccatattaaacatatattataagcaTATAAAAATgggaaataataaaaatagttaTGTGTCAAAATAAAATTGGGTTAcactttgaaatttaaaaaatggaGAAACCAAAATAgatcaaacaaacaaataaatgaTTCATTCTCAAGTAGATTTACATTTTTTGAGCATAAACAATCAGTTTTAAGGTTCATAATTTCGTATGCGAAGTTCTTGTCCTATCAAACTAAGAAAGAATACTGTTCTGTCACTGCTCTACTAGTTTTGGTAcaagaatatattttaatatttaaaggaACTACACATTTAAAATGTTTGATAATCAAGAATGCAAGTGCAAGTGCATCAAAGATACTAAGGATGAAAATATCAAGTTAAACCAAGGGTAAAGATTCTAGCACCTTTATCATTTCAATCATCCAAATGCAGTCAATCAGCACAATTAAAGTCAATCAActtgtggcaaaaaaaaaaaaaaaaagtctacaTCAACTTTTGAACTCAATACTAGTTAGAGGTGGCAATTTCGAGTAATGGGTCGGGTTTTTTTACGCGGTCCTGTTTTCGGGTCATCCCGAACCCGACCTGGACctgacccgaacccgaaacgaGTTCAAAATTTCAACACAATCTACACGATCAGCCCGAGAATGATCCATTTTGACCCGAAATTTATTTATACTGGATTATTTTTATCATAGAAAATTATACTCtttattataacatattataaaatataaataataatgtaATGAGATTATATGTGAATAAATTTGttgaataatatatgaatatatcccACATGTATGTATGTGTCCATCCAATTTATTTGTTTGTGATCCACTCTGAGCTTCTACTTGTCTGTGCAGGCTCGAGCAGGTGCAGATGTGGTCAGTCCCAGTGATATGATGGATGGTCGGATTGGTGCCATTCGTGCTGCACTTGATGCGGAAGGGTTCTCGCATGTGTCTATCATGTCCTATACTGCAAAGTAACTTTCTTCACATATGTCTTTTACTTAAGAACATCTCATATGTTGGCAAGCTTGTTTTACTTCGGTTGTATATTCTCGTGTCTCCACTGACCACTCTTATACTCGCAATTCTTGGGAGtcacacctctagtaaatcgaGGCTGGTTTAATATTTGTACTTTGTGGTCaaattgaaaacaaattaaGTAAAACACATATTTATGTATCCACTGAGCACTCTTATACCGGCAATTCATAGGAGTCACACTAGTAGAAAATTGAGGCTAATTTAATATTTCTACTGTGGTCAATTTGATAGTAAATGTGTGAAGCATAGATTACTTATGTAGGTACATGGTGATTGGACGGGACTTATACTGCCACACTTCATAGAATGTGATTTATCTATTTTTCATTATAAGTTCCCATTTAGGCTAAAGATTGTTCTGAGGTCATTGTATTTTTTTCGTATATTATATACCTACTAGACTTAACATTTTGTTATGACCATTGTGCATATAGGTACGCAAGCTCATTTTATGGTCCATTTCGAGAAGCACTAGATTCAAATCCTCGTTTTGGAGACAAAAAGACGTACGTACATATAAGATCTAACAATTCTTGTCTGTTATATGATTCATCAATTTCTCATTAGTTAAAGCTTAATAGACCATATCACTGATAAATAGTTTTATATTCCAATtgttgcaaaaaaaaaagttatcagATGAACCCAGGAAATTACAGAGAGGCACTCATTGAGACCCGTGAAGATGAGTCTGAAGGAGCAGACATTCTACTAGTGAAACCTGGTCTACCCTACTTGGATATCATAAGACTTCTACGGGATAACTCATCATTACCCATTGCAGCTTACCAGGTAATATGCAGTCTATTTTGAGTCCATATTTTCTTTAGcataaacataaattttgtAGCTTTTATTTTGGTAGTCATCATAAGCCAACATGTTTTTGGCCTGACCAATCCTGAGTTCAAATAAAATAGATTTTCCTCATCCAGGTATGGGTGTTTTTGTCCATTTAAGTTGCTTATATTGTGTCACATTCTTGGCTTCAGGTCTCAGGGGAATACTCTATGATCAAGGCTGGCGGTGTTCTTAAAATGATCGACGAAGAAAAGGTTATGTTAGAGTCATTAATGTGTCTCCGTCGTGCAGGTGCTGACATCATTCTTACATATTTTGCTTTACAAGCTGCCAGGAGCTTATGTGGTGAGAAGAGGTGAGACGAATTTTGATATCATTAGATCAGCTCAACTAGTTAACCGGGCTTAGATCTATATCAGTCATATTGATTGATTATGCACTAAGACGTGAGCTGTGATGCCAAAGCATCTATATTAGCagtgttatgagtgttttttaCCTGTAAATTGAAGTGTATTAATTTTACGATTCTACCTAAGATTGCATAATAACGGAGTACCCTCAGTTACTTGGATGGTTGTTGCCGCTCAGAATAGTGAACACTCTTTATTTTCAAATTGGGTTAAaaggcgttttggtcactcaaccgACCGGAAACCtacaattgggtcatccaactcaaaaagttttCAGTCACATTactatactcttaaaaattttcattcaagtCATAGCGTTACACTCTGTTAAAAATTTGAtggaaagctgactaagcgcCGTGACTTGGTTTAAATAAATCCATCATAGCATGTATAGTTAGCTGAAGCGGCATTTTgatcactcaactgactacaaatttgcaatcgggtcatcaaacttaagaaactttcatttaggatacttatcataatatctgttaaaaattaaaaaaaaattaaaatctatcaTGCATCACCTATTtttctctcttaaaaattttgaaacttattaacaaatgaaacaaatacacacacacaaaatcaaTAGTTTACccataaaaatttaatctttatttatctctttttgttttatatatattaaggcCATTTTGAGAaaacttattaaattttaataagagaTTAAGTTTACAAATAAAGttcatcaaaaatttaataagtatgaagtttacaaataaataatttttgttaagTATGAAGTTGTctatcaaaaatttaatatatgtattaacaAAGCTATTAAACTCGCAAGGAATCCTAACCATACTATGTGTCTCCTTGTTCGCATGCTTTCTAATGTACTAAACCGAAATTCCAGCTTTCCTCTCCAGATGCTCTTGCAGTGCTTTATGATATCACATTGTTCCAAGAGGTTCTCATTCATCCTGTTGATCGCAGTAACTCCTTGCTGAGCATCATTCTCGACAATAATGGTTTGAGCTAGAGAGCTCTCTGTCCATAAAAGAGCTTCTAAATCCCGACTTCTTCAACCTCTAAAACTGATATACACCCAGCAAACCTCATAACTTTACCATCTAAATACTGGCCTTGATGGTCCCCGAGAACCATTCCTATTGAGAAACAATCCTCCCCTGGCTTGACTGATGCATCCACATTGACTTTGAGCACATCCGCTGGTGGAGGCTGCCACTTATGAGGGTACTTAAAGACATCTAATCTTTGATTCTCTAACTTGtatccaaattttaaatatatctcaTAGCAGGAGTCGGGCGGAGGGGAAAAACTCTTCTAGCCTTCTTACAAAAAGTTGTTATCGGAATACAGGAGTGGCCAcgttacaaataatattttctgtaaataaaaaaaagccTACAAATCAATTTTATCAGATACTGAAAATTTCTTTGTAACACAGCCTATGCTCAATCATACACGTTCCGTCAATCCTACGCACAATTATCATAATCCTTGATGATTTTCAAGTTCTACTCTACTACTACTCGAAGATAACTTCCCTAAACAATTTGTGCTATTACCAGAGCTAGCATTATTAAGTGAAGCACCCGATGAACTTGACGATGATACAGATGCCAGTGACACTTTGTGTTTACCATTGGCTAGAGGAGTCCAAGTTTCTGCAGATAGTTCTGAACTTTGATCATGCTTTGGCACAACTTTGTTGTTGAAATGAGGCTTCAATGGCACTGCTCCAACTGCTGGAGGACTCTTAAATTCCCCCTCCGATAGTCCCAAGTACAATTGGGGTGTCAGTCAAGAAGTCTTCCAATGTTGGTAGAGACTTTAGTTGTCTCCCGAGAGATGCTATTGTTTTTTGACACTCTGCAAGTTTATCAGCAGCTGCAGCAACGTCTTCCTGCAATAGATATGCATCAGaacaat
Coding sequences:
- the LOC108224051 gene encoding delta-aminolevulinic acid dehydratase, chloroplastic, producing the protein MASSSFVSFVNVVGIKSLKSDFQTPTSIGGFIKQKPRVVLVKAAAESESGNEWAIKKTQMSDAQCEAAVVAGNAPPAPPVPPLPASPPGTPLVSPLPLSRRPRRNRRSPVFRAAFQETTLSPANFVYPLFIHEGEEDTPIGAMPGCYRLGWRHGLVEEVARARDVGVNSIVLFPKVPDALKSPTGDEAYNENGLVPRTIRLLKDKYPDLIIYTDVALDPYSSDGHDGIVREDGVIMNDETVHQLCKQAVAQARAGADVVSPSDMMDGRIGAIRAALDAEGFSHVSIMSYTAKYASSFYGPFREALDSNPRFGDKKTYQMNPGNYREALIETREDESEGADILLVKPGLPYLDIIRLLRDNSSLPIAAYQVSGEYSMIKAGGVLKMIDEEKVMLESLMCLRRAGADIILTYFALQAARSLCGEKR